In Haladaptatus sp. QDMS2, a single window of DNA contains:
- a CDS encoding MFS transporter has product MNWRYQHTLLAATFLACFSNNAARLVISPVIPDIIVTFDISKSAVGLALTGMWAVYALLQFPSGIIADRIGDYKVILAALGLTGLASALLAFSPSFTLFAVFAVFLGAGAGLYFTVGTSMLAKEFTETGKVLGVHSAAGPAAGLVAPAVAAYIGVAYGWRPSILLGAVLSVPILGVFLWRVRPASTTPDAAPRTRTDGGTTNLDQSLWVLARDLLSRPDVVFMTLLGVCVAYTWQSFASFFPTFLVEYRGFSVPDASLVFGAIFLLSALVQPVTGRLSDRIRRETILAGILTTTVAGFGTLILTEGVWPTFVGVGLLGVGLSWGGVYQSSLMDLFADATRGTAFGLVRTVYMFIGSLGSVVTGVLADTVGWSVAYGVVALLLALAVGGLTAKRVITNR; this is encoded by the coding sequence GTGAACTGGCGGTACCAACACACGCTGCTCGCCGCGACGTTCCTCGCCTGTTTCAGTAACAACGCCGCCCGCCTCGTCATCAGTCCCGTCATTCCCGACATTATCGTGACCTTCGACATCTCGAAGAGCGCCGTCGGTCTCGCGCTCACGGGGATGTGGGCGGTGTACGCCCTGCTGCAGTTCCCGAGTGGCATCATCGCAGACCGTATCGGCGACTACAAAGTCATCCTCGCCGCGCTCGGACTGACGGGACTCGCGAGCGCATTGCTCGCCTTCTCACCGTCGTTCACCCTGTTCGCGGTGTTCGCCGTGTTCCTCGGCGCGGGCGCTGGCCTCTACTTCACCGTCGGCACCTCGATGCTGGCAAAGGAGTTTACCGAGACGGGGAAGGTGCTCGGGGTCCACTCTGCTGCCGGTCCAGCCGCCGGCCTCGTCGCACCCGCAGTGGCCGCTTACATCGGCGTCGCGTACGGCTGGCGACCCTCCATCCTCCTCGGCGCGGTGCTCTCTGTCCCAATCCTTGGCGTGTTCCTGTGGCGCGTTCGACCCGCCTCGACCACGCCAGACGCTGCACCACGCACGCGGACCGATGGTGGTACGACCAATCTCGACCAGTCGCTGTGGGTACTGGCCCGCGACTTACTGTCGCGCCCCGACGTGGTCTTCATGACGCTGCTCGGCGTCTGCGTGGCGTACACCTGGCAGTCGTTCGCGTCGTTTTTCCCGACGTTTCTGGTCGAGTATCGCGGCTTCAGTGTCCCGGACGCGAGCCTCGTCTTCGGAGCCATCTTTCTGCTCTCGGCGCTCGTCCAGCCGGTGACGGGGCGGCTTTCAGACCGCATCAGACGCGAGACTATACTCGCGGGCATCCTGACCACGACGGTGGCCGGATTTGGGACGCTCATCCTCACCGAAGGCGTCTGGCCGACCTTCGTCGGGGTCGGCCTGCTCGGCGTGGGCCTGAGTTGGGGCGGCGTGTACCAGTCGAGCCTGATGGACCTGTTCGCAGACGCCACGCGCGGGACCGCATTCGGCCTCGTTCGGACGGTCTACATGTTCATCGGGTCGCTCGGGAGCGTCGTGACCGGCGTACTCGCGGACACGGTGGGTTGGTCCGTCGCCTACGGCGTCGTGGCGCTGTTGCTCGCACTCGCCGTGGGAGGCCTCACCGCAAAACGAGTAATCACGAACAGGTAG
- the ddh gene encoding D-2-hydroxyacid dehydrogenase yields MHVARIGVHESVAKVFAPEALIDDLADVAPDVTLVTEADDLSTVDALVTLAYDDAFLDADLDWIHSIQAGVDRFPFDELEAHGITLTNSTGIHGASVGETTVGYILMLARRLHVYAANQQEHVWEHPVWDEPFTATGRTLCVVGLGTLGQGIATRAAALGMHVVGVKRTVESVPDVERVFPTTDLHEAISGADFVALACPLTEETHHLFDAAAFAAMDNESYLLNVARGPVVDTEAFVEAVQTGDIAGGALDVFEEEPLPESSPLWDLDDVILTPHRAGSDRAYYEGVAGLVRENLARLEREEQFTNLVV; encoded by the coding sequence ATGCACGTAGCACGAATCGGCGTCCACGAATCGGTCGCCAAAGTGTTCGCGCCGGAGGCGCTCATCGACGACCTCGCGGACGTTGCTCCCGACGTTACGCTGGTAACCGAAGCCGACGACCTCTCGACGGTGGACGCGCTGGTGACGCTCGCGTACGACGACGCGTTTCTTGACGCCGACCTCGACTGGATTCACTCGATTCAGGCCGGCGTCGACCGCTTCCCCTTCGACGAACTCGAAGCGCACGGCATCACCCTCACTAACAGCACGGGCATCCATGGTGCGAGCGTCGGCGAGACGACTGTCGGCTACATTCTCATGTTGGCACGCCGGTTACACGTCTACGCCGCGAACCAGCAGGAACACGTCTGGGAGCACCCGGTGTGGGACGAACCGTTCACCGCGACGGGGCGTACTCTCTGCGTCGTCGGGCTTGGCACACTCGGGCAGGGCATCGCCACCCGGGCCGCCGCGCTTGGAATGCACGTCGTCGGCGTCAAACGAACGGTCGAATCGGTTCCCGACGTGGAGCGCGTCTTTCCGACGACGGACCTCCACGAGGCGATTTCTGGGGCGGATTTCGTCGCGCTTGCCTGTCCGCTCACCGAGGAAACCCACCACCTCTTCGACGCGGCAGCGTTCGCAGCGATGGACAACGAGAGCTACCTGCTCAACGTCGCCCGCGGCCCGGTCGTCGATACGGAGGCGTTTGTAGAGGCGGTGCAAACGGGGGACATCGCCGGCGGCGCACTCGACGTGTTCGAGGAAGAACCGCTACCAGAATCGTCTCCGTTGTGGGACCTAGACGACGTCATTCTCACCCCTCACCGGGCCGGGTCGGACCGCGCCTACTACGAGGGCGTTGCGGGACTCGTCCGCGAAAATCTCGCGCGGCTCGAACGTGAAGAACAGTTCACCAACCTCGTGGTCTGA
- a CDS encoding SMP-30/gluconolactonase/LRE family protein: MSWEFERVAGPFTFTEGPVWDGSGVLFTDIPEHRIMRYDVTSGRCTEVRTGTNHANGLKLGPDGGLYACEMGGRRLVRYEDDGTTVLVAEYEGARLNSPNDIAFDPSGRLWFTDPFYDVPWLTDHHLELDHRSVYHLDPSAANPELKRATTDTTNPNGLLVSPNGEFLYVAESRHGEGAARELRRYPIAADGSVGEYEVLHNFYPHRGIDGMCFDADGNIVATAGAEASGPGPLLYVFTPSGRVLETHQSPDYRPTNCCFGDHDLRSLYVTGYEGCLYRARTDRQGLLGPPEP, from the coding sequence ATGAGCTGGGAATTCGAGCGCGTCGCCGGGCCTTTCACGTTCACCGAGGGGCCAGTCTGGGACGGCAGCGGCGTCCTGTTCACCGACATTCCGGAGCATCGAATCATGCGCTACGACGTGACGAGCGGTCGCTGTACGGAAGTTCGGACCGGCACGAACCACGCAAACGGCCTGAAACTCGGGCCGGACGGCGGCCTCTACGCGTGTGAGATGGGCGGCCGCAGGCTCGTCCGGTACGAAGACGACGGAACCACCGTCCTCGTAGCCGAGTACGAGGGGGCGCGGCTCAACAGTCCGAACGACATCGCCTTCGACCCGTCCGGACGCCTCTGGTTCACGGACCCGTTCTACGACGTGCCGTGGCTCACGGACCACCACCTCGAACTCGACCACCGGTCGGTCTACCACCTCGACCCCAGCGCAGCGAACCCGGAACTGAAGCGGGCGACGACGGACACGACCAACCCGAACGGCCTGCTCGTCTCACCCAACGGCGAGTTCCTGTACGTCGCAGAGAGTCGTCACGGCGAGGGTGCGGCTCGGGAACTGCGTCGCTATCCTATCGCCGCGGACGGGTCAGTGGGCGAGTACGAGGTGCTCCACAACTTCTATCCACACCGCGGTATCGACGGGATGTGCTTCGACGCCGACGGCAACATCGTCGCCACCGCCGGGGCCGAAGCGAGCGGGCCGGGACCGTTGTTGTACGTGTTCACGCCGTCCGGTCGGGTTCTCGAAACCCACCAATCGCCGGATTATCGGCCGACGAACTGCTGTTTCGGCGACCACGACCTGCGGTCGCTGTACGTCACCGGCTACGAGGGCTGCCTGTACCGGGCGCGAACCGACCGACAAGGATTGCTCGGTCCACCGGAGCCTTGA
- a CDS encoding 3-hydroxyacyl-CoA dehydrogenase family protein, producing the protein MTETHIAIVGAGDMGHGFAAHFAGHGKDVTLVDHRQSNIDRARERVAEVAAFLSAEGLVDRDPSAIRDRIDYTIDRAAGVADVDLVLETVTEDVAVKQELFADLAAETDADTLLASNTSGLPITDIAADAPDDAGRIVGCHWWYPPYLLEPVEVIRGEQTTDEAMARMTGFVESVARKPVVVERDVPGFVWNRVQSAVVRECMHLAEEGVASVEDINMAIRDGYARRTAVIGPFETMDIAGLDLFQTVAGDLFPHLSDTDEPSRLFDDHLERGRGGIEDGGGFFEYDEPAAGVTKQRDEGLSTLQRTLSEFRDDSGANT; encoded by the coding sequence ATGACGGAGACACACATCGCCATCGTCGGGGCGGGAGACATGGGGCACGGCTTCGCGGCCCACTTCGCCGGCCACGGGAAGGACGTCACGCTCGTAGACCACCGCCAATCGAACATCGACCGGGCCCGAGAGCGCGTTGCCGAGGTCGCCGCCTTTCTCTCCGCCGAGGGCCTCGTCGACCGAGACCCCTCGGCAATTCGAGACCGTATCGACTACACCATCGACCGCGCGGCAGGCGTCGCCGACGTGGACCTCGTCCTCGAAACCGTCACCGAGGACGTCGCAGTGAAACAGGAATTGTTCGCGGACCTCGCTGCTGAAACCGACGCCGACACGCTGCTCGCCTCGAATACGTCTGGGCTGCCCATCACGGACATCGCCGCTGACGCGCCCGACGACGCCGGCCGAATCGTCGGCTGCCACTGGTGGTATCCGCCCTACCTGCTGGAACCCGTCGAGGTGATTCGCGGCGAACAGACGACGGACGAGGCGATGGCGCGGATGACCGGATTCGTCGAATCGGTTGCCAGAAAACCGGTCGTGGTCGAACGCGACGTGCCGGGATTCGTCTGGAATCGCGTCCAGAGTGCCGTCGTCCGCGAGTGCATGCACCTCGCAGAGGAAGGGGTTGCCTCCGTAGAAGACATCAATATGGCAATCCGCGACGGCTACGCCCGGCGAACTGCGGTCATCGGCCCCTTCGAGACGATGGACATCGCGGGACTCGACCTGTTTCAGACCGTCGCCGGGGACCTGTTCCCGCACCTCTCTGACACGGACGAACCGAGTCGATTGTTCGACGACCACCTCGAACGCGGCCGGGGCGGTATCGAAGACGGCGGCGGCTTTTTCGAGTACGACGAACCGGCAGCCGGCGTGACGAAACAGCGCGACGAGGGCCTCTCCACCCTCCAACGAACCCTTTCGGAATTTCGAGATGACTCCGGGGCAAACACGTAA
- a CDS encoding MBL fold metallo-hydrolase, protein MTNAVTAAGLEPLSESLYRYRDSCNAYAVVDGDAALIIDPGSGEIGEVLADAGVETVEWALHTHHHRDQCWGTDQLVERGAKVAVPEHERFLFDDVETFWSRKRLYDNYNDRNTFFTRGSSLPVDETLDDYETFAWRDYEFTVIPAKGHTGGSSTLLATIDGQRVAFCGDLMRAGGHLHDLHSMEYEYSDMKGVVFTIQSLNALESAVPNLVCPGHGDVIHDPEADVDKLRRRLMRLVDLGPHGDSAVETLGVGSRAYLPEMRMVQVSDHLLWGGPWTCSNFYVLLSESGKALFVDYGHSLREHMMIGREREDMERMRFVEHHLDELREEWGVTDFDVVIPTHIHDDHTVGIPHLQRHYDVDCWSLDEVAKVIEDPAAWSAMPCVIPEPIDVARTFTDGATFTWEEYEFTIHHAPGQTEYHAVVATEVDGRTVAFTGDNYFEGETVVHPDRNEQKPHQTTVLRNSFQFWMHEKCKEVMREVQPDRICPGHGEVLDADPLDIEEYCDFIDRKESVFRDLVPEPEAQAVDLFWARLLPYQQAAAPGDSVEYTLLVRNNFGEPTTVGARLRDADGEVLSERRSIALEPDDEGELALSGQIPDDADSGRRVLTAELFVEGESKGPVVEAIVHVE, encoded by the coding sequence ATGACCAACGCCGTGACAGCAGCCGGGCTCGAACCGCTCTCTGAGAGCCTGTATCGATACCGCGATTCGTGTAACGCTTACGCCGTCGTCGATGGGGACGCGGCCCTCATCATCGACCCGGGGTCCGGAGAAATCGGCGAAGTCCTCGCAGACGCGGGCGTCGAAACCGTCGAGTGGGCACTCCACACCCACCACCACCGCGACCAGTGCTGGGGGACCGACCAACTAGTCGAACGCGGCGCGAAGGTCGCCGTTCCGGAGCACGAACGCTTCCTGTTCGACGATGTCGAGACGTTCTGGTCGCGAAAGCGCCTCTACGACAACTACAACGACCGGAACACGTTTTTCACGCGGGGGTCGTCGCTCCCCGTCGATGAAACCCTCGACGATTACGAGACCTTCGCGTGGCGCGACTACGAGTTCACCGTGATTCCGGCGAAGGGACACACCGGCGGAAGTAGCACGCTCCTCGCGACAATCGACGGCCAGCGCGTCGCCTTCTGTGGCGACCTCATGCGAGCAGGAGGCCACCTCCACGACCTGCATTCTATGGAGTACGAGTACAGCGACATGAAGGGCGTCGTGTTCACGATACAATCGCTGAACGCCCTTGAATCAGCGGTTCCGAACCTCGTCTGTCCGGGCCATGGGGACGTGATACACGACCCCGAAGCGGACGTGGACAAACTCAGGCGACGGCTCATGCGCCTCGTCGACCTCGGCCCGCACGGCGATTCCGCGGTCGAGACGCTCGGCGTCGGGAGTCGGGCGTATCTGCCGGAGATGCGGATGGTGCAGGTATCAGACCACCTGCTCTGGGGCGGTCCGTGGACCTGTTCTAACTTCTACGTCCTCTTGAGCGAGTCGGGGAAGGCGTTGTTCGTCGATTACGGCCACTCTCTGCGCGAGCACATGATGATCGGCCGCGAGCGAGAAGACATGGAACGGATGCGGTTCGTCGAACACCACCTGGACGAACTCCGCGAGGAGTGGGGCGTCACCGACTTCGACGTGGTAATTCCCACCCACATCCACGACGACCACACTGTCGGCATCCCCCACCTCCAGCGTCACTACGACGTGGACTGCTGGTCGCTCGACGAGGTGGCGAAAGTCATCGAAGACCCCGCCGCGTGGTCCGCCATGCCCTGCGTCATCCCCGAACCAATCGACGTGGCCCGGACGTTCACCGACGGCGCGACGTTCACCTGGGAGGAGTACGAATTCACCATCCATCACGCGCCCGGACAGACCGAGTACCACGCCGTCGTCGCCACCGAGGTGGACGGGCGAACCGTCGCGTTTACCGGTGACAACTACTTCGAGGGCGAGACGGTGGTTCACCCCGACCGCAACGAGCAGAAACCCCACCAGACGACAGTGCTTCGCAACAGCTTCCAGTTCTGGATGCACGAGAAGTGCAAGGAGGTGATGCGCGAGGTCCAGCCAGACCGCATCTGTCCGGGCCACGGCGAGGTACTCGACGCCGACCCGCTCGACATCGAGGAGTACTGCGACTTCATCGACCGCAAGGAGTCGGTGTTTCGCGACCTCGTCCCCGAACCCGAGGCACAAGCTGTGGACCTGTTCTGGGCGAGGTTGCTTCCGTATCAGCAAGCCGCCGCACCCGGTGATTCTGTAGAGTACACCCTGCTCGTGCGGAACAACTTCGGCGAACCGACGACGGTCGGCGCACGCCTCCGCGATGCCGACGGCGAGGTGCTAAGCGAACGTCGGTCGATTGCCCTCGAACCTGACGACGAGGGCGAACTCGCGCTCTCCGGGCAGATTCCGGACGATGCAGATTCAGGCCGCAGGGTCCTCACAGCGGAACTGTTCGTCGAGGGCGAATCGAAAGGTCCGGTGGTCGAAGCGATAGTCCACGTCGAATAG
- a CDS encoding Ldh family oxidoreductase gives MRQIDAGELESFVRALVLAQGAPETVATEVAESLVEADLRGHGSHGSIRMGTRYREMVAEGDIDPQAAVEIERPSDTTAQVEGNLQYGQVVGRRAVDVGIDIAREYDVAIVGIRNATHLGRIGEWAERAADAGLLFAAFVNTGGTDHLVAPPGSADRQYSTNPLAFGAPTFGATPYPIVLDIATSQVAHGKVTKRAVEGKPLPEGWVTDEEGNFVTDSQAYEDGVGALLPLGGLTSGHKGFGLAMIAEVFAGYVGDYTVSGDDVRENVNNGALFMLANPDRFATRAANRARIETLRDMIQNTNYSESVGTGPIAKGDRAVLPGKLEHELRRERIDEGIPFEQATLDLLADVARRTGVEAAIPASFEA, from the coding sequence ATGCGACAGATTGACGCGGGAGAACTCGAATCGTTCGTACGCGCCCTCGTTTTGGCACAGGGAGCCCCTGAGACAGTGGCCACAGAGGTTGCGGAATCACTCGTCGAAGCGGACCTTCGCGGCCACGGCTCACACGGCAGCATCAGGATGGGAACCCGCTATCGCGAGATGGTTGCCGAGGGGGACATCGACCCGCAGGCAGCTGTCGAAATCGAACGCCCCTCGGACACGACCGCGCAGGTCGAGGGAAACCTCCAGTACGGACAGGTCGTCGGCCGTCGCGCGGTGGACGTGGGTATCGACATCGCCCGCGAGTACGACGTCGCTATCGTCGGCATTCGCAACGCCACACACCTCGGACGCATCGGCGAGTGGGCCGAACGCGCGGCCGACGCGGGATTACTGTTCGCCGCGTTCGTGAACACCGGCGGGACAGACCACCTCGTCGCGCCGCCGGGGAGCGCGGACCGCCAGTACTCGACGAATCCCCTCGCCTTCGGCGCACCAACCTTCGGTGCGACTCCCTACCCAATCGTCCTCGACATCGCAACGAGCCAGGTGGCCCACGGCAAGGTCACGAAGCGGGCCGTCGAGGGCAAACCGCTCCCCGAGGGCTGGGTCACAGACGAGGAGGGGAACTTCGTCACCGACTCCCAGGCGTACGAGGACGGCGTCGGCGCACTCCTTCCACTCGGCGGGTTAACCTCAGGGCACAAGGGGTTCGGCCTGGCGATGATAGCCGAGGTGTTCGCCGGGTACGTCGGCGACTACACCGTCTCGGGCGACGACGTGCGGGAGAACGTGAACAACGGGGCACTGTTCATGCTGGCGAACCCCGACCGCTTTGCGACCCGTGCGGCGAACCGAGCGCGAATCGAGACACTCCGCGACATGATTCAAAACACTAACTACAGCGAATCGGTCGGGACCGGCCCAATCGCGAAGGGCGACCGGGCGGTGCTTCCGGGGAAACTGGAACACGAACTGCGACGCGAGCGCATCGACGAGGGCATTCCTTTCGAACAGGCGACGCTCGACCTTCTCGCGGACGTGGCCCGTCGAACCGGTGTGGAAGCGGCGATTCCTGCTTCGTTCGAGGCGTGA
- a CDS encoding carboxymuconolactone decarboxylase family protein, whose translation MARIPYVTDDDLPEAARELLGSYHSMEREFVPHIADPSPEYLASRRDRRPNVYGALGNNPGVLAVFREMASGIRGSCGLSEYRRELVILTVARSVRADYEWHQHVPIALAGDVTEAEIRAISAGRTDAFADPEAALVAYAGRVAAGAVTDADHTALAEHFDAERIVGTNMLAGFYLGLARMLDALGVEPEESFVGWELENLS comes from the coding sequence ATGGCTCGCATCCCCTACGTCACCGACGACGACCTGCCCGAAGCAGCGCGCGAACTCCTCGGTTCCTACCACTCGATGGAACGCGAATTCGTCCCCCACATCGCAGACCCCTCCCCCGAGTACCTCGCCTCCCGCCGCGACCGCCGACCGAACGTCTACGGCGCGCTCGGCAACAACCCGGGCGTACTCGCCGTGTTTCGCGAGATGGCGAGCGGGATTCGAGGGAGTTGCGGGCTAAGCGAGTACCGCCGCGAACTGGTCATCCTCACTGTCGCACGGAGCGTCCGCGCCGACTACGAGTGGCACCAGCACGTCCCCATCGCGCTCGCCGGCGACGTGACCGAAGCCGAGATTCGCGCCATCTCCGCGGGGCGGACGGACGCGTTCGCAGACCCTGAAGCTGCGCTCGTCGCTTACGCTGGCCGGGTCGCCGCCGGTGCTGTCACCGACGCAGACCACACCGCCCTCGCCGAACACTTCGACGCAGAACGCATCGTCGGGACGAATATGCTCGCCGGATTCTATCTCGGTCTCGCCCGAATGCTCGACGCGCTCGGCGTCGAACCCGAAGAATCGTTCGTCGGGTGGGAACTCGAAAATCTGTCGTAG
- a CDS encoding amidase — translation MSESLCYESATRLAERIRTGDLSPVTVVEAHLNRIADRDDAVNAFVTVTESRALEAAREAERAVEAGESLGPLHGVPVAIKDLQNVGGVRTTFGSRLFEDHVADADDPFVSRLREAGAIVIGKTNTPEFGLGCTTDNLVAGPTSTPFAPGLNSGGSSGGAGAALADGMAPLAQGSDTGGSIRTPAAFCGVYGLKPSFGRVPRVSRPDAFEAHTPFSHVGPMARTVEDAALMLSVMAGPHPEDPFSLPDDGVEYVGATDRTIDDLSIAYSPDMGIYPVSPEVRDVVAEAVSVFTEAGANVAQADPDFDCEQADILSAFYTFANIRWYSLFDNLEREHGLDPYGEDREKLRPITVETILETDPVTTREYKRADAVRTRIYDGIQDLLATYDLLVTPTLAVPPFPHGEHPAEIDGVETEPLRGWVLTQPFNMSGHPAASIPAGFTDDGLPVGLQIVGRRFADDDVIAASAAFERERPWENAYPPR, via the coding sequence ATGTCCGAGTCACTGTGCTACGAGTCTGCGACACGGCTTGCAGAGCGAATTCGAACCGGCGATCTCTCACCGGTCACAGTCGTCGAAGCCCACCTGAACCGCATCGCGGACCGTGACGACGCGGTGAACGCCTTCGTGACGGTAACCGAATCCCGGGCACTGGAAGCCGCCCGTGAGGCAGAACGTGCCGTCGAAGCGGGTGAATCCCTCGGCCCGCTCCACGGAGTTCCAGTGGCGATAAAGGATTTGCAGAACGTCGGCGGCGTCCGAACCACGTTCGGGTCCCGCCTGTTCGAGGACCACGTCGCGGACGCGGACGACCCATTCGTCTCCCGGCTTCGAGAGGCGGGCGCAATCGTCATCGGGAAGACCAACACTCCGGAATTCGGCCTCGGGTGTACGACAGACAACCTCGTCGCTGGACCCACTTCGACGCCGTTCGCCCCCGGCCTGAACTCGGGGGGTTCCTCGGGCGGGGCGGGAGCGGCGCTCGCAGACGGGATGGCCCCACTCGCTCAGGGGTCTGACACGGGCGGGTCGATTCGCACGCCAGCCGCCTTCTGTGGGGTCTACGGGCTGAAACCCTCGTTCGGCCGAGTTCCCCGAGTGAGTCGGCCCGATGCATTCGAGGCCCATACGCCGTTTTCCCACGTCGGCCCGATGGCGAGAACGGTCGAAGACGCCGCGCTCATGCTCTCGGTGATGGCCGGCCCGCACCCCGAAGACCCGTTCTCGCTGCCTGACGATGGCGTCGAATACGTCGGCGCGACCGACCGCACGATCGACGACCTGTCTATCGCCTACAGCCCCGACATGGGCATCTACCCTGTCTCGCCCGAGGTGCGCGACGTCGTCGCCGAGGCGGTTTCGGTGTTCACCGAAGCGGGCGCGAACGTAGCGCAGGCGGACCCGGATTTCGACTGCGAACAGGCAGACATCCTCTCAGCGTTCTACACCTTTGCAAACATTCGCTGGTACTCGCTGTTCGACAACTTAGAACGGGAACACGGACTGGACCCTTATGGCGAAGACCGCGAGAAACTTCGACCAATCACGGTCGAAACCATCCTCGAAACCGACCCGGTGACGACCCGCGAGTACAAGCGGGCAGACGCGGTTCGAACGCGAATTTACGACGGTATTCAGGACCTCCTCGCGACGTACGACCTGCTCGTGACGCCGACGCTCGCGGTCCCGCCGTTCCCCCACGGCGAGCACCCGGCGGAAATCGACGGCGTGGAGACCGAACCACTTCGGGGCTGGGTGCTCACCCAGCCGTTCAACATGTCGGGCCATCCCGCCGCCTCGATTCCCGCCGGATTCACCGACGACGGCCTCCCGGTCGGCTTGCAAATCGTCGGTAGACGGTTTGCCGACGACGATGTCATCGCCGCGAGTGCCGCGTTCGAACGAGAACGGCCCTGGGAAAACGCCTACCCACCGCGCTGA
- a CDS encoding mandelate racemase/muconate lactonizing enzyme family protein, with protein MEITDVRVDTLQVPLANELGDARASVNERFWVVVELETDTGYTGTGWLGTWRVPDLFERYTRSFADLLVGRDPFATESLREAMRERTLYYPGEIGFSANPRSAIDVACWDLKAQAAGRPLYALLGGEEREIPAYCSRLDAGYDEEELVANHAEAVEDGFDAVKTKVGGRPLTEDVARVRALREELGPDVEILVDANQAWTPAEAIRAMAELERFDVGWVEEPVSEFDVAGYECVSAQATAPIATGEMFYRLDRLRQLLTAGAVDVAQHDLLRGGGITGQWDAARLAHAHGVPFAPHIYYELSAHLVSAAPTGRIVEYIPEYDVTPVLENAPEVADGCVHLPDDPGHGYRIDPNARAEYRVTFD; from the coding sequence ATGGAAATCACGGACGTTCGGGTGGACACCCTGCAAGTCCCACTCGCGAACGAACTCGGTGACGCCCGCGCCTCGGTGAACGAGCGATTCTGGGTGGTCGTCGAACTGGAGACCGACACCGGCTACACTGGAACCGGGTGGCTGGGCACGTGGCGGGTGCCCGACCTGTTCGAACGCTACACACGCTCGTTCGCGGACTTGCTCGTGGGCCGAGACCCCTTCGCCACCGAATCGCTCCGGGAGGCGATGCGCGAGCGCACGCTCTACTACCCAGGTGAGATAGGCTTCTCCGCAAATCCACGGTCGGCCATCGACGTCGCCTGCTGGGACCTCAAAGCGCAAGCGGCAGGCCGCCCGCTCTACGCGCTGCTCGGGGGCGAGGAGCGTGAGATTCCGGCCTACTGTTCGCGCCTCGACGCGGGGTACGACGAGGAAGAATTGGTGGCCAACCACGCGGAGGCAGTCGAAGACGGTTTCGACGCGGTGAAGACGAAAGTCGGGGGCAGACCGCTCACAGAGGACGTGGCGCGAGTCAGGGCACTTCGCGAGGAACTCGGCCCCGACGTGGAGATTCTCGTGGACGCGAATCAGGCGTGGACGCCCGCCGAGGCGATACGAGCGATGGCCGAACTCGAGCGTTTCGACGTCGGGTGGGTGGAGGAACCCGTCTCCGAATTCGACGTGGCTGGCTACGAGTGCGTTTCCGCCCAGGCCACCGCGCCCATTGCCACAGGAGAGATGTTCTACCGCCTCGACCGGCTGCGGCAACTGCTCACGGCAGGGGCCGTCGATGTTGCCCAGCACGACTTGCTTCGCGGGGGTGGCATCACCGGCCAGTGGGACGCCGCCCGCCTCGCTCACGCCCACGGCGTTCCGTTCGCCCCGCACATCTACTACGAACTGTCCGCCCACCTCGTGAGCGCCGCGCCGACGGGCCGCATTGTCGAATACATCCCCGAATACGACGTTACGCCGGTTCTCGAAAACGCCCCCGAGGTCGCAGACGGCTGCGTTCACCTGCCGGACGACCCGGGCCACGGCTATCGAATCGACCCCAATGCGCGGGCGGAGTACCGCGTAACGTTCGATTGA